A single region of the Chiloscyllium punctatum isolate Juve2018m chromosome 15, sChiPun1.3, whole genome shotgun sequence genome encodes:
- the fundc1 gene encoding FUN14 domain-containing protein 1 yields MAGRGGQNHDDDSYELVDLLEYSGRHEWWGRIFGQSSGPVAEKYSVATQLMMGGVTGWCAGFVFQKIGKLAATAIGGGFLLMQVANHSGYIKVDWKRVEKDVNKAKRQLRKKANKAAPEINTFIEESAEFVKKNIVLASGFVGGFLLGLAS; encoded by the exons GGCAAAACCATGATGATGATTCCTATGAACTTGTAGATCTGTTGGAGTATTCAGGACGACATGAGTGGTGGGGTCGTATTTTTGGACAGAGTTCAGGACCAGTTGCAGAGAAATATTCAGTCGCTACTCAATTAATGATGGGTGGTGTGACTGGCTG GTGTGCAGGTTTTGTGTTTCAGAAGATAGGCAAGCTGGCTGCTACAGCTATTGGTGGTGGGTTCCTTTTGATGCAG GTTGCAAATCACAGTGGCTATATTAAAGTGGATTGGAAAAGAGTTGAAAAAGATGTGAATAAAGCAAAACGACAATTGAGAAAGAAAGCAAATAAAGCTGCTCCTGAAATCAACACCTTTATTGAAGAG TCAGCTGAATTTGTGAAGAAGAATATCGTGCTGGCCAGTGGCTTTGTTGGAGGCTTTTTATTGGGACTGGCTTCTTAA